The following proteins are encoded in a genomic region of Salminus brasiliensis chromosome 17, fSalBra1.hap2, whole genome shotgun sequence:
- the chaf1a gene encoding chromatin assembly factor 1 subunit A: MVVVMLAAEDPSADGPLASTPRRGMDCADKASAATKKLVQARLPFKRLNTEPKEGRENKRTRTVPSAPPTQESSALDRENEVDASSLPLQRRPALVNGRGPLDSFMSRRKRPPVSCTTSVTIDLTEDSNSIDAVREQPSAPVDALCPLTGSAAPSIQNAVQEKEPETDPAVPQSSDDNMETDEAEDSVTLPQMDLTLDSETEHEKQQETEVSQNESLLSPVSTSSVSLVESSPEPSKSTPTTPASVPRTDAEQKKVKRRSLKSAQEMEEKQRQREEKERQKQEARAAKEKKREEARRLKEEKEKEKKEKKEKEEKERREKKERDDKEKAEKLRAKEEQRKVKIEARLEEKRKKEEEKRLKEEKERIKAGKAEITRFLQKSKTQLAPKTLASVCGKFAPFEIKEHMILAPLTRIQCDDSVLEELDQYLAEPGATLNGLKDWLSHKPRKSGPTKFRRTNMSDCLVVTEGLKPDDVPDRKRYGRMKLLQFHENYRPAYWGTCSKKSTYISPRCPLRQDKELLDYEVDSDEEWEEEEPGESLSHSEGDDDDEAGEDDDDDDGFFVPHGYLSDGEGALEDEEGGDLEKQKVHQKLKAREWDELMSKKKLKVLEAVVRGCVWEGEEHPLELLRPYAVCMLEPLLREEPGTPEDDALRQQRKEQLLSQLLPLLHGNVNSSKVIITEFQEFCRQQTPSPSRSPQNSDHIPPRIHVKRLMKENAVYEKRSTYRRCCWYVHADVLARFGQDSLPVPCKWTYLTSGAHAPRDEPTGQLPGSQSTSPSAPQSSSTTPSNRRKSASNHSITKYMKKCTDPEQTEAMETDGFQADTEDDEDDDCIILCEQSQNNGSSEQGGQTSTTEAKTAEPVNISDTALSLPCPTTATA, from the exons atggtggtggtgatgcttGCGGCCGAAGACCCTTCCGCGGACGGGCCTTTAGCCTCCACTCCACGCAGAG GTATGGACTGTGCGGACAAAGCAAGCGCTGCCACCAAGAAGCTTGTGCAAG CCCGTCTTCCCTTCAAACGACTTAACACAGAACCCAAGGAAGGCAGAGAGAACAAAAGAACAAGAACTGTACCTTCTGCTCCACCTACCCAAGAATCCAGTGCTTTGGATAGAGAGAATGAAGTAGATGCCTCCTCCCTCCCACTGCAACGTAGACCTGCTTTGGTTAATGGACGTGGACCTCTTGATAGTTTTATGAGTCGGAGAAAGCGTCCCCCAGTTAGCTGTACTACTTCGGTCACAATTGACCTAACAGAGGACTCTAACTCAATTGATGCAGTCAGAGAGCAGCCTTCTGCGCCTGTGGATGCTTTGTGCCCCCTTACAGGCAGTGCTGCACCAAGCATTCAGAATGCAGTGCAGGAAAAAGAACCAGAAACAGACCCTGCTGTCCCCCAGTCATCAGACGACAATATGGAAACAGATGAAGCAGAGGACAGTGTTACACTCCCTCAGATGGACCTCACTCTGGACTCTGAGACTGAGCATGAGAAGCAGCAGGAGACTGAAGTGAGTCAGAATGAGTCTCTGTTGTCTCCCGTGTCCACCAGCTCTGTATCTCTTGTTGAGAGCTCACCGGAACCCAGCAAAAGCACACCAACCACTCCTGCCTCA GTGCCAAGGACAGATGCTGAGCAGAAAAAAGTAAAACGGCGCTCACTCAAG AGTGCTCAGGAAATGGAAGAAAAGCAACGACAGCGGGAGGAGAAAGAGCGGCAGAAACAGGAGGCTAGAGCTGCCAAAGAGAAGAAGAGGGAGGAAGCGCGCAGACttaaagaggagaaagagaaggagaaaaaagaaaaaaaagagaaggaggaaaagGAACGACgagagaaaaaggaaagggATGATAAAGAGAAAGCAGAGAAACTGCGTGCGAAAGAGGAGCAGCGTAAAGTGAAGATAGA GGCGAGActtgaagagaaaagaaagaaggaggaggaaaaacggttgaaagaagagaaagag AGAATCAAAGCTGGTAAAGCTGAGATCACCAGATTCCTACAGAAATCCAAGACACAGTTAGCACCAAAG ACACTGGCATCTGTCTGTGGAAAATTTGCGCCATTTGAGATCAAAGAGCACATGATACTGGCACCACTGACCCGAATTCAGTGTGATGATTCGGTACTGGAAGAGCTAGATCAGTACCTGGCTGAACCAGGTGCTACCCTAAACGGCTTGAAGGATTGGTTATCCCACAAACCCCGCAAGTCAGGCCCAACCAAATTCAGGCGCACAAACATGAG TGATTGTTTAGTGGTCACAGAGGGCCTGAAACCAGATGATGTTCCTGACCGCAAACGCTATGGACGCATGAAGCTTTTGCAGTTTCATGAAAACTATCGTCCTGCTTACTGGGGAACCTGTAGCAAAAAAAGCACCTACATATCGCCTCGGTGCCCTTTGAGGCAGGATAAG GAGTTGTTGGACTATGAGGTGGACAGTGATGAAGAATGGGAGGAAGAAGAGCCAGGAGAATCTTTATCCCACAGTGAGGGG GATGATGACGACGAAGCAGGAGAGGATGATGACGACGATGACGGCTTCTTTGTTCCACATGGTTATCTTTCAGATGGGGAGGGAGCACTTGAAGATGAG gagggtGGTGACCTTGAGAAGCAGAAGGTCCATCAGAAACTGAAGGCTCGGGAGTGGGACGAGTTGATGTCTAAGAAGAAGCTGAAGGTCCTGGAGGCGGTAGTGAGGGGCTGCGTTTGGGAGGGAGAGGAGCATCCGCTTGAATTGCTAAGGCCTTATGCTGTCTGCATGTTGGAGCCTCTGCTCAGAGAAGAGCCTGGTACACCTGAAGATGATGCATTACGCCAACAGAGAAAAGAACAAT TGCTATCTCAGCTGCTGCCTTTACTGCATGGCAATGTTAATAGCAGTAAGGTGATCATCACAGAGTTCCAGGAGTTCTGTCGCCAGCAAACGCCCTCACCATCTCGCAGCCCTCAGAATTCAGACCACATTCCACCCAG GATTCATGTGAAGCGTCTCATGAAGGAGAATGCAGTATATGAGAAGCGCTCAACTTACAGGCGCTGCTGCTGGTACGTGCATGCTGATGTCCTGGCACGCTTTGGGCAAGATTCTCTGCCAGTGCCTTGCAAATGGACCTACCTCACCTCTGGAGCCCACGCGCCCCGTGACGAGCCCACAGGACAGTTGCCAGGGTCACAGAGCACCTCTCCTAGCGCACCCCAGTCCTCATCCACCACCCCCTCCAACAGGAGGAAGAGTGCCAGCAACCACTCGATCACTAAATACATGAAGAAATGTACTGACCCTGAACAG ACTGAGGCAATGGAAACTGATGGATTTCAAGCGGACAcagaggatgatgaggatgatgactGCATCATTTTGTGTGAACAGTCGCAAAATAATG GATCATCTGAACAAGGAGGCCAAACATCCACAACAGAAGCTAAGACTGCAGAGCCAGTGAACATCAGTGATACTGCACTGTCCCTTCCTTGCCCTACAACAGCCACTGCCTGA
- the ubxn6 gene encoding UBX domain-containing protein 6 has protein sequence MKKFFEDFKKDIKFKSAGPGKKLTEEGSARPSVAQSSNQAKPRYAPNESTQRAGAAALARVEQQHRPRINTSQEAIRNQVRKELEAEAAATAAEPKSVDAEVPVKDPACFSVSGVYFICPLTGETLTKSEREMHIKEAILLRFSENPVEASVMMIHTFNKDREKVKAAVDIISKYIDNICKNPTEEKYRKIKVSNKVFQEKVRGIEGSREYLQALGFESIMLPVDGQEDTEEFLLLPEQEAASLEQMKEKKEQLQNGEPVRAKLDRQPQAFRPSQHATRFELPPDFYNLTAEELKREQQQKSDIVERNSMLRTKAMREKDEQRERRKYNYTLLRVRLPDGNILQGTFLAWERVAALYQFVRDSLENGWQPFELLAPGGQKLKEDEDVALNECNLAPAALLTFSWDAVVQADIAAAGGQSSSVLKPELLQNIKSLS, from the exons ATGAAGAAGTTTTTCGAAGATTTCAAGAAGGACATCAAATTTAAGTCAGCGGGACCAGGGAAGAAACTTACTGAGGAGGGCAG CGCTAGGCCCTCAGTGGCTCAGAGCAGCAACCAGGCGAAGCCTCGCTATGCACCCAACGAAAGCACTCAGAGAGCTGGAGCCGCAGCACTGGCCCGAGTGGAGCAGCAGCACCGGCCGCGCATAAACACCTCGCAGGAGGCCATCAGGAACCAGG TGAGGAAGGAGCTTGAGGCGGAGGCTGCCGCCACAGCAGCAGAACCTAAAAGCGTGGATGCTGAG GTTCCGGTGAAGGACCCAGCATGTTTCTCTGTATCCGGAGTGTACTTTATCTGCCCCTTGACGGGGGAAACCTTAacgaagagcgagagagagatgcacATTAAAGAGGCCATTCTCCTG AGATTCTCTGAGAATCCAGTCGAGGCTTCTGTTATGATGATCCATACTTTCAAcaaggacagagagaaagtgaaggcTGCGGTGGATATCATCAGCAA ATACATTGACAACATCTGTAAAAATCCAACGGAAGAGAAATACAGAAAGATTAAAGTCAGCAACAAAGTCTTTCAG GAGAAGGTCCGTGGGATCGAGGGGAGTCGAGAGTATTTGCAGGCTCTTGGATTTGAGAGCATCATGCTCCCAGTTGATGGGCAAg AGGACACAGAGGAGTTCCTGTTGCTGCCGGAGCAGGAGGCAGCatccctggagcagatgaaggagaagaaggagcagCTGCAGAACGGGGAGCCTGTCAGAGCCAAGCTGGACCGCCAGCCTCAAGCCTTCAGACCTTCACAGCATGCTACTCGTTTTGAGCTGCCACCAGACTTCTACAACCTGACTGCAGAAGAGCTGAaaagagaacagcagcagaa AAGCGATATAGTTGAGAGAAATTCCATGCTGCGGACAAAAGCCATGCGGGAAAAGGACGAGCAAAGGGAGAGAAGGAAGTACAACTACACTCTCCTAAGAGTGCGGTTACCAGACGGGAATATACTACAAG GAACTTTCCTGGCCTGGGAGAGAGTGGCCGCGCTGTATCAGTTTGTGCGAGATTCACTGGAGAACGGCTGGCAGCCCTTCGAGCTGTTGGCACCTGGCGGCCAGAAACTGAAGGAAGACGAGGACGTGGCACTGAATGAATGTAACCTT gcccctgcagctctCTTGACTTTTTCTTGGGACGCTGTGGTCCAGGCAGACATTGCTGCAGCTGGAGGACAGAGCAGTTCGGTTCTGAAGCCAGAACTGCTACAGAACATAAAGAGCCTGAGCTGA